In Xyrauchen texanus isolate HMW12.3.18 chromosome 32, RBS_HiC_50CHRs, whole genome shotgun sequence, the following proteins share a genomic window:
- the LOC127625738 gene encoding 28S ribosomal protein S16, mitochondrial-like yields the protein MVHLSSLLLKKYHGGHVVIRLALGGATNRPFYRIVAAYNKRARDSKYIEQLGSYDPLPNIYNEKLVAFNYDRIKYWIGCGSHPTKPVAKLLGLAGFFPLHPMTLTEAERRRKAALTEESNTDSQDQEEAEL from the exons ATGGTCCATCTGT CgtctttacttttgaaaaaataccACGGTGGGCATGTGGTCATCAGACTGGCGCTAGGGGGCGCCACTAACAGACCCTTCTACCGCATCGTGGCCGCCTATAATAAACGAGCGAGAGACAGTAAATATATCGAGCAGCTGGGATCATACGACCCTCTGCCGAACATCTACAATGAAAAACTAGTTGCTTTCAATTATGACAGAATCAAGTACTGGATTGGATGCGGCTCTCATCCCACTAAACCTGTTGCCAAACTTCTAG GATTGGCTGGATTTTTCCCATTACACCCAATGACCTTGACTGAAGCAGAGCGGAGACGAAAAGCAGCTTTGACGGAAGAAAGTAATACCGACAGTCAAGATCAAGAAGAGGCAGAGCTTTGA